One genomic segment of Aliarcobacter cibarius includes these proteins:
- the nuoK gene encoding NADH-quinone oxidoreductase subunit NuoK, with protein MSLNYYLILSALLFFIGVFGVIRRKNLLMLFFSTEIMLNAVNIGFVAISKYYNDLGGQMFAFFIIAVAASEVAIGLGLLILWYKKSGSLNLDDLAKMRG; from the coding sequence ATGAGTTTAAACTACTACTTAATTCTAAGTGCTCTACTATTTTTTATTGGAGTTTTTGGAGTAATTAGAAGAAAAAATCTATTAATGCTTTTCTTTTCAACAGAGATAATGTTGAACGCAGTAAATATAGGTTTTGTGGCTATTTCAAAATATTACAATGACCTTGGTGGTCAAATGTTTGCATTTTTTATAATAGCAGTTGCTGCTAGTGAAGTTGCTATTGGACTTGGTCTTTTAATTCTATGGTATAAAAAATCTGGCTCTTTAAATCTTGATGA